The Acanthopagrus latus isolate v.2019 chromosome 20, fAcaLat1.1, whole genome shotgun sequence genomic sequence CCACTGGTGAGTATCCAAACCCAGAGGGACAGGTGTCGTTGGTAGAACGGCTTACATTATGTGTAAAAGAGATTAACATCTGAAGCTAACTGCTGAGTGGATGAATCTAAAAGGAGCACTGCCACAACCCTGCTGTGTCATTTAAGACATCAATATTATAATAAAATCACTGAAGTGTAAATGTGCCGTAGTGTTTTTCTGTTAGGCTCTGCAACACTTGAAATAACCTACAGTATGAGATATGTACTGTAATTTATAAAAGTCCCTTAAGTCTTTAAAGacctttattttaaattcaaagtCTGCATTATATCCTCTAACTCATCCCGTACATTACATGGATTAAAAACCTCATGTAATATGTGGTTTATTGGatttatttgttaattacaTCTGGCAGTAAAAAACGTTCTTGGCACCTGCTGTAAATATTTGGCAGGCGAGCCCAAAGTCAGCAATGAATCACACTGCAGTTGTTCCACTCAGACTGGAGCCTAAAATCCACTATCGGCTCCACATGATTGATCAGTTCAGTGGATTAAACGTTGATATCTGTGGTGATACTGAAGTAATCAAAGACTAAGAACTGGCTTCCTGCCTCTTCATCTctgactgtttttaatttactcCGCAGTGTAAGTGAATAAGTTGGTGATAGCTGATGAAATTTATtgttcacagtttttattttttaagataaaaacataaatatacaggGCAAAGAACTACAGAATCTGTGAGGACAGAAAATAGTCAGATAGGAAGGAAATCTGTGATGGCAAGCCTGTAATTTAGCGCAACTAGTCGAACGAAGGAGGACGAAGGCTCCGTCGAGGAGACTGCTTTAGTCCCAAAAAAGAAGGCCGGATTGGTCTGTtcatgcaaaacatttcagttgtACATGAAACAAGCCAGATTGACACGATTGAAGAAGAAATGGTTGAGTCTTGGTTGCAGTAAGCATAGTGAAATGGAAAGACTGCCCTCCAGTGGTCAGAGGCTGTAACACTCAGATCTTTTATTACTCTCTTCTGTATCCAGGGGGATGTGAAGGGTTACCTCCGAAGCTGCCGGACTGCAGAATCCATGACCCCGGAGCCCTTGATTCTTCAGCGGATGGCTTGTGACATCGCCTCGGGACTCTTgcacctgcacaaacacaacttcacacacaGGTAGGAAGCAATTTTCTGTTAAtagataacacacacagatgtcgTCCTGACAGTATCTTGCCATGATCAGTAAAATCTGCCTTTTGCGTCTCGGTTGCTTCCTGGAACAATATCCTGGTGCTGCCTGAGTGCTCCTTACAGACTCCAGCATCAGTGATTTTGTTGCAGGCGGTGACCCTTCATCTCCAGAACAACTCAAACATCCACTCAGTCTtcagcctgtgtttttttttagagacaGGAGTTGATGTTGATATGTGTAATATGTGTTGATAAGAGCAACTTTAATTTTGCTCCAGtgagtgtttttgcatgttgGACCTCTAAATATTTCTGTGCTTTCAGTAATATGTAAGTCCTGCTATGCTCTGGTCTTGGTTTATATTTTGATGAATGATGAAGACCTGTAATAACAGCTCTTTActctccaccacctccttctTTGTCACCAGCGATCTGGCTTTGAGGAACTGCTTGTTGTCCGCTAACGTCACAGTCAAGATCGGAGATTATGGTCTGTCCCACACCAAGTACAAGGTCTGTTTATCAgatatgcatgcacacacacgcaccgtTTACCAAGATGATTTGATAAAGAAATAGGACTAGTAACATAGAAGCAAATAATCCTAGGACAGTTTCCTTGTTAATGGTTGtctacacaaaacaaacatgagtgGATGAGTTAATGAATGAAACGATGAAAGAAGCGAGCTAAGCTTGTTTAGGAGTTAATATTATCTCCAAAAGATCCAGTGTTTACTTCATCCAAATGAGCAGATTATACAGATGATTTAATTCCTCGGAGCTCATTCACTTGTTTTAGAATATTGAATTTAATAAGGGGAGATGATTTCCAAGTAAGCAAATAAAGTGTGATGATGTTGTGTCTTTGCTGTCTGCCTGTTAACACACGCTGCCCTTCCCTCCATTCAGGATGATTACTACGTTACATCGGATCAGATGTTCGTGCCATTGCGTTGGATCGCTCCAGAGCTGGTAGACGAGGTGCACGGAAACCTGCTGGTGGCTGATCAGACCCCACAGAGCAACATGTGGtaggataaacacacacaacaacagaaaacctGACAACACAGTAAAAAGAGAAGCACCTGTGAAGGAATATACAAAGAAagcaagatacattttttaaaaagttgaggGATTAGATCAAATCTATCTACACAGGCTGAACTACACATACTTGTTCTGAttactgttttgtgtttaacGACAATGTCCATGCTATGTTTTGTCTCAGGTCTCTGGGTGTGACTATCTGGGAGCTGTTTGAGCTCGGCAACCAGCCCTACAGACATTATTCTGACAGACAAGTCCTGACCTACGCTGTGAGGGAGCAGCAGCTGCGACTGCCCAAACCGCTGCTCCAAGTGCCGCTGGCTGAGCGCTGGTgagacacactgaaacacattaagatgcatttttaaaatgtttgaaattaatTCAGGAGAAGGGATAAACACAATATTTAGAGCAACATAATTAAATGTCTTGCAGGATGAGTGGATTCTTATTTCTTTTGCAGATTCTAATTATTATGCtaatcctgtttgttttgcttgtctGTAGAGGGGCTATTTTTTCAGTTGTCTCTTTTCTTATTATAACTAAAACATACTTGCTTGTTATTTGAccgttattttttttatttcaaatcttGTGTGATATGTTTGATTTGTGCTTCTCAGGTATGAGGTGATGCAGTTCTGCTGGCTCCAGCCTGATCAGAGGCCCAATGCAGAGGAAGTCCACTTGCTGCTCAGCTATCTGTGCGCCAAGGGGGCCAGCGAGGCCGAAGAGGACTTTGAGAGGCGATGGAACTCGCTGCGTCCCAATTCTGGATTCAACAGCCATCGTGGTGCCTCGGCAATATCACGAGACCACCCCTCATCAACAtcctcctctttccccctcCTAGAGCAGTTTTCAGCTGGTGATGGCTACCACTCAGAGTCTGGGGATGACATACTAACAGTCACTGAGACCAGCCACGGCCTGAACTTTGAGTACAAGTGGGAGCAAGCCAGGGCAGACCAGTCATATAGAGCCCCAGACTCCTCGAGTACCCTGGGACAAGTCAACCATCATTGTCAAGAAGCATTTTACCCACCTGGAGGCATTGTGGGAGGCTGTCCAATGGAGaaccacagacatgtttctCCACCCTACTACCAACCAAAACATCTTCACGCTCCTGGCATACTTCCTGTCCTCAGTGCCCACAGCCCCTCAGTTAGCAGTGAATACTACATCCGCATCGAAGAGCCAGTAGACTGCAACATTGATCCAGAGTACACCATGTGTTCCTACAGCCCAGACTACCAAGGCAGCAGCGGGAGCTTTCTGACTGGCAGCGCCGACTCAGGCGAGTGCATGGCCTGCCCATCACAGGCTAAGAACATGGATCCCTATTGGTCCGCAGATATCCACAAGTCGGATATGTACGATTCCAATGACTCAAGTCCTGCCATCTCCCTGACAATGGAGCCTCTTTTAGGGCAAGTGTCGGACAGCAGCCCCATTCGACCCTGGGAGTCTAGTCACTATGTGTCTTATAAAGACAGAGATGGGGGTTACTACTACGAGCACTCACCCCCGTTGGGAATTGATCACTATTTGATTGGAAGTGAGCTCACCAGAGACCATCATCGGGAAAGCTGGGGGTCGAGGAGCCTGCGTCAGGCCTTGGGTGAGCTGGAAAACCCACTTGGTATATCCCCCTCTGTAAACAGTCCGCCTCAGCAGGCCTACAGAGACACATACCTGGACACAAGTCAGACATCTATCATTGGAAAGAACGTGACAGGTGGCTACTATGACATGATGGGATCCCTGAGGAAGACTATGCCCAGTCACACCAGGCACAACAGCCACTCTGTCAGTATAAACATGGAGACAGAGGGGGCACTCTTCATCGGGCACAGAGACACTGattcagaagaggaagaagaagacatatTTGTTGAAAGACACACCTGCAACACTTGGCCTTCCAAACACAGCCATAGCAGTGTGGGTCACCACAGACGGGCGAGCCACAGCTGCAGACAGGATGCTTATGTAGACTTCCACTACACAATGCCAAGTACAGATATTGAAGATTCCTGGCCGGAGGAGCATAGCCTCGCCTTCCACTCTCTACCCAAACCCATTGACTATCTCGAGCCCCACCAGGCCAAAGATAACAGTGCCTGCCTTAGTCTGAGCAAACATCACTCAATGGTGCCCTCAGACAACTGCAATGCCTACATCTACCTGTGCCATGAGGGCGAGACTCAGGTGCCAGCATCAGGAGAGTGTTGCCACTCGCACTTTGTTGACCCCCTTACAGGTTTACTAGTCAGaaacaacagctacagtcaTAGCTACAGTCACAGCAACTACATCAGTGATAAGGCCATTGATGTCCAAAGCAATGAGGAGATGATCAATCTATCACCAGCTCCAGGGGGTCCCATTGTGGCCAAACCTGCCTTGACAAAGACTGAGGACAGTAGAGAGCAGTATGCTGACCTAACATTTGATGATACCCCACtcaaagaaaagagggaggatgTAATCAAAGAAAATCCAATCATGCAAAAACCAACAGAGCCTAGAACAGAAGAGGTGACCCTGACAATGACTAGAACCTCTCCGCCTCCTGCTGACAACATGCATGTGATGGTGACCCTCACCGACCCACAATCAGAGTTGAGTCACACTGTAGACAGCGGTGTTGACCACGGCGACTCCACTGTGAGCCTTGCTGACATCCTTGACTGCAGtgacgatgacgatgacgatgacatcacagatgatATCACTGACGTTACCTCAGGCATCTTTGCTGACGAGTCTAGTGAGCTAAACGCTTCTCCTGCCTTCAAGTCGCTACAGAAGCAGGTAGGAACTCCTGACTCCATGGATTCCATGGATCTGCCATCTGCAGCTGGGTCTTGTGAAGGCTTCAGCCCAGCGTCCTCCCACCCCTCCAGCTCACCCAAAGCTATGGATAGTGGctatgacacagaaaacaatgagagCCCTGAGTTTGTACCCAAAGAGCCTCATGAACCCCGTGAACAACCTTTGGGAAAGCCTACCATTGATACGAGCCTGGAGGAGCAGGGAGTCGAGTCTAAAGTAGTGCTCACAGAAGCCGAACCACCGTTGGATGAAGATTTGGCCTTAGAAGCTTCACAATCAGGTGATGACATCCTTTTACCACTGACTGATAAGACTCCATACAGAGACTCTGCCTACTTTTCAGACTATGAGAATGAAAGGCTGTCTCGGGATGAAGGGGACGAACCGTCAGAGATGGTAAAGGATGAAGGAActgttgaaaacaaacagcacatggGAGAAAAGAAGGGCGAGAAAAGGAAGAATGACAAGGAAGAAGAACTAGAAGACGGTGTTGCTAACAAAGACATTAAACTTGAAATAAAAGACATATTAACAGAGGGCACAGACTCAGAGATGGAGGCATACTTGATAGAAGAGGGTGACCAGGATGAGGAGTTGGGGCTACCTCTGGAGCCCTCTGACACTGCTTCAATAGCAGAGGGTGGGCTGGATGAATGGCCATCTCAGGAAGAGAGCTCATCCTTAGGAGACTGGGCAGCAGAGGTGGTAGGAGCCATGGAAGAAGCCCTTGGGGCCCTGAATGGAGATTGTACTTCCAATGtcaaggaagaggaagatgcagAAGACACGAAAAACTCTGCTCAAGAttcagaaacaacagaagagcCAGCAGTACAGATGAATCAGACCAGGCCATCGGGGATATCCGGTGAAAACCTGCATACTTTACCCAAAGATGAGGTGGCCTTGCAGCACACAGCAAGCACCAGacgtttttcttcctcctctcccccacctccatccacccctccccctcccctccctgcaaCAACAGAGGGCCGAGCGTCTCCGGCTGATGGAGAAGAGGCGGATGAGGAGGGCGGTGACACAGATGACAGCGACGAGTCGGATGAGGAGCTGCGAATCTACAGTGTGCAGGAACAGAGCGGAGGTGAGGAGAGCGAAGACGAGGTCCACCCAGTGCCCATCGTGGTGAGCGACAACAGCGAAGCCCACAAACTGCGCAGCCTCCTGAAGATGCCAACCCTGCTCACAGCGGAgaacctggaggaggagctcgAGCGCAAGACCAAGACGGTGTCGTTTTTTGACGATGTCACCGTCTATCTGTTTGACCAGGTGAGTGGCAGAGAAGAcaaatttattcatttactacTTAAAACTACAACAAGGCACATTCACTTTTTGGTGATTCTAAGAGCccctatgaaaaaaaaatatgagggtgtaacaaagtaaaatgtgttttagtgCAGTACCAGGAGACACCAGAGTAGATAGTCAACATATTTATGCACGTAGCagctaaaaagctaaatatCCTTTAAGTTAAGTCAGTGAAGACTAACAGCTGGAAGGAAGGTGAATATTGGGCtcacattcatcaggtggaaAACATGTTCAGATGTTTAGCTGCCGCCTgattgcagctttaaagctcAAGCTGACTCACCTGCCCAGATCGAATGTTAATTCTTTCTAACAAGTACTTTCTAATTGTCTTCTCCTGAACTTCAATTCCATTAGGAAAGCCCAACTAAGGAGCTGGTTGAGCACGGCTTCCCGTTAGGAACAGAGGGTCAGAGTTCACGGAGCAAATCCCAGGAAAAGGTTAATGCCTCGGATGACTCTTCAGATGGAAACATCTCAGAGGAGAGTAAGTACCCGGAAACAAAGTTAGTCTTCTTGTTTCAGCACCAAGAAAACGTATTCAGTTAGTATGTGTCACTACTTAAATATATCTTGTTACCGTCTGCCCTCAGGTGCAGGGTACGAGTGGGAGGACGATTTCCCGCTGCTCCCTCTACCAACAGCGTCTGCAACATCTGACTCGCCTCCACCTCGATCCACCCCCAAACCTCCAGAGCCCAAACCAGCCGTACAGTTCTCCCGCTTCACCGTCTCCCCCTCCAACGTGTCCCGTTTCTCCATCACCCACATCTCGGACTCTGATATGGACTCAGTAGGAGGTGCGTCTCTGAATAATAACTTGTCCCCCCTCAGAACAGACTTTTAataatttttatttctttttcaaacacataATGATATCTATTTTTGGGGATTGAAATACGTATCAAATGTTCAGATGTGAAAATAGTTTATAGATCGAAATTGCAAAGAAACTTAACTGAAAGGTCAAAGCTGCTAAAACTGGGACACATAGCAACAAGGTGAAGACATCCCACTTTTCATCGCAAAGCTCAGATCTCAAATACTGAATACAACAAATAATATTCTGTTCTTCTGGGATTTAATTCAAACCTTGATTCTTCTAGTAAGTCTGACCTAAATTTAGACTAATTCCAACTCATGTATGGATGTGGCTAGCGGGGTACATTTTCTTGAATTAGACTTAATTCCAGTTTAGAAAACAGATGTCAATATTGGCCACAGACTGgattacagtaaaacacaagaCCCTAATGAGATAATAAAGTTTCTTGCCAAATGAAATTGAAATCTGCGAAACATTTTGGGTTATTGAGATGCGTGATTGCCTCTTAAGAACACTTTAGTCATTAATCCCGTCTGCTTTATTCTTTCTTCTGCAGGAAGCAGCGAGGATGGGGACAAAGAGTAACGAGCTGTGGATACTTACGGCCTCTCTGTGACAATGACTCGGCCTGCTAGCATGacttctgatttcttttttaaagtcagGTTTTAGAAACACAAGACAGTGCCTCTTATCGCCTGTGGACACTTTTGAAAGGTCCGTCTTACCACAACGGAGGACCGACTTAAGCTGTTTAGAATACTGA encodes the following:
- the aatkb gene encoding serine/threonine-protein kinase LMTK1 isoform X3 codes for the protein MLACLCCKKGKTGFKEFKNVDGEEYHADMSTLGSPASQGSPDVYILPLTEVSLPVAKQPVRSVQLLKSTDLSRHSLLYLKEIGNGWFGKVLLGEVNAGLNTTQVVVKELKASASVQDQMHFLEEAQPYRNLQHHALVQCLAQCTEVTPYLLVMEFCPLGDVKGYLRSCRTAESMTPEPLILQRMACDIASGLLHLHKHNFTHSDLALRNCLLSANVTVKIGDYGLSHTKYKDDYYVTSDQMFVPLRWIAPELVDEVHGNLLVADQTPQSNMWSLGVTIWELFELGNQPYRHYSDRQVLTYAVREQQLRLPKPLLQVPLAERWYEVMQFCWLQPDQRPNAEEVHLLLSYLCAKGASEAEEDFERRWNSLRPNSGFNSHRGASAISRDHPSSTSSSFPLLEQFSAGDGYHSESGDDILTVTETSHGLNFEYKWEQARADQSYRAPDSSSTLGQVNHHCQEAFYPPGGIVGGCPMENHRHVSPPYYQPKHLHAPGILPVLSAHSPSVSSEYYIRIEEPVDCNIDPEYTMCSYSPDYQGSSGSFLTGSADSGECMACPSQAKNMDPYWSADIHKSDMYDSNDSSPAISLTMEPLLGQVSDSSPIRPWESSHYVSYKDRDGGYYYEHSPPLGIDHYLIGSELTRDHHRESWGSRSLRQALGELENPLGISPSVNSPPQQAYRDTYLDTSQTSIIGKNVTGGYYDMMGSLRKTMPSHTRHNSHSVSINMETEGALFIGHRDTDSEEEEEDIFVERHTCNTWPSKHSHSSVGHHRRASHSCRQDAYVDFHYTMPSTDIEDSWPEEHSLAFHSLPKPIDYLEPHQAKDNSACLSLSKHHSMVPSDNCNAYIYLCHEGETQVPASGECCHSHFVDPLTGLLVRNNSYSHSYSHSNYISDKAIDVQSNEEMINLSPAPGGPIVAKPALTKTEDSREQYADLTFDDTPLKEKREDVIKENPIMQKPTEPRTEEVTLTMTRTSPPPADNMHVMVTLTDPQSELSHTVDSGVDHGDSTVSLADILDCSDDDDDDDITDDITDVTSGIFADESSELNASPAFKSLQKQVGTPDSMDSMDLPSAAGSCEGFSPASSHPSSSPKAMDSGYDTENNESPEFVPKEPHEPREQPLGKPTIDTSLEEQGVESKVVLTEAEPPLDEDLALEASQSGDDILLPLTDKTPYRDSAYFSDYENERLSRDEGDEPSEMVKDEGTVENKQHMGEKKGEKRKNDKEEELEDGVANKDIKLEIKDILTEGTDSEMEAYLIEEGDQDEELGLPLEPSDTASIAEGGLDEWPSQEESSSLGDWAAEVVGAMEEALGALNGDCTSNVKEEEDAEDTKNSAQDSETTEEPAVQMNQTRPSGISGENLHTLPKDEVALQHTASTRRFSSSSPPPPSTPPPPLPATTEGRASPADGEEADEEGGDTDDSDESDEELRIYSVQEQSGGEESEDEVHPVPIVVSDNSEAHKLRSLLKMPTLLTAENLEEELERKTKTVSFFDDVTVYLFDQESPTKELVEHGFPLGTEGQSSRSKSQEKVNASDDSSDGNISEESAGYEWEDDFPLLPLPTASATSDSPPPRSTPKPPEPKPAVQFSRFTVSPSNVSRFSITHISDSDMDSVGGSSEDGDKE